The proteins below are encoded in one region of Bremerella sp. P1:
- a CDS encoding methyl-accepting chemotaxis protein, translating to MLKKLLFPQYLGLDQEEASLLHAEEQKADAHTNRLFSGLMILQAIIALGMAIFLTPTTWAGAQASIHVHVIASSILAVLLGVIPAYLGWYRGEQPLTRYVMAISQAGFSALFIHISGGRTEVHFHVFASLAFLSLYRDPLVLLTATLFTAVDHLTRALLWPDSIFGMSDPALFLALEHAAWVVIEDAVLLVGIYSSLKTSNTQVREQIANRRQHTVLREAIDQLRPVFDRAAHGDLTVEIPNVQDGLVQSLRTDLSRTIESWNRVIATFSRSVNGVSASSGHLHSSSSTLSYGIQTQGESLEAIQQEVSTLNEAIQAIRENVMRTESVTTSASEIAQQGEASLSETELSMKNIEASADEMIATIGTIQELAKQTNLLALNASIEAARSGEAGRGFAVVAQQVKELAGSCDENITRVTQLIQQTREHIQVGVEKSSRTASQFKDVCSAVQSISSETNAIAKLTAAQSESSQRLQTRVGSLKEIHLTTEQNGHQVSSEGDNLAELARELRDCVHQFQFLENDPTPENSIVT from the coding sequence GTGCTTAAGAAGCTCCTGTTTCCACAATACCTTGGACTCGACCAGGAAGAAGCCAGCCTTTTACACGCTGAAGAGCAAAAGGCCGATGCCCATACCAATCGCCTGTTTTCGGGACTGATGATCCTTCAAGCGATCATCGCGTTGGGCATGGCGATCTTCCTTACGCCAACGACCTGGGCGGGTGCTCAAGCAAGTATCCACGTACATGTGATCGCTTCCTCGATCCTGGCCGTCTTGCTGGGCGTTATCCCTGCCTATCTGGGCTGGTATCGTGGTGAGCAACCTTTGACTCGCTACGTCATGGCAATCTCGCAAGCAGGCTTCTCGGCTCTGTTTATCCATATCAGCGGTGGTCGCACCGAAGTCCACTTTCACGTGTTTGCTTCGCTCGCATTCTTATCGCTGTATCGCGACCCACTTGTTTTGCTCACGGCCACCTTGTTCACCGCCGTCGATCACCTGACGCGTGCGTTGCTTTGGCCAGATTCGATCTTCGGAATGTCGGACCCAGCTTTGTTCCTGGCCCTGGAACACGCGGCATGGGTCGTGATTGAAGACGCCGTCTTGCTTGTCGGTATCTATTCGTCACTGAAAACTTCCAATACGCAAGTTCGCGAGCAGATCGCTAACCGCCGCCAACATACCGTCTTACGCGAAGCGATCGATCAGCTACGACCTGTCTTCGACCGTGCCGCTCATGGCGACTTGACCGTCGAAATCCCCAACGTCCAGGATGGGCTGGTCCAGTCCCTGCGGACCGATCTCAGTCGTACGATTGAGTCGTGGAATCGTGTGATTGCCACGTTCAGCCGTAGCGTCAACGGAGTCTCTGCCAGCTCGGGACACTTGCATTCGAGCTCGTCGACCCTATCGTATGGCATCCAAACTCAAGGCGAATCGCTCGAAGCGATCCAACAGGAAGTCTCCACCCTGAACGAAGCGATTCAAGCCATTCGCGAAAATGTCATGCGAACGGAATCGGTGACCACCTCGGCCAGCGAGATTGCCCAACAGGGAGAAGCCAGCCTTTCCGAAACCGAGCTTTCGATGAAGAACATCGAAGCCAGTGCCGACGAAATGATCGCCACGATTGGAACGATCCAGGAACTTGCCAAGCAAACCAACCTGTTGGCGCTCAATGCCTCGATCGAAGCCGCTCGCTCAGGCGAAGCGGGACGCGGTTTCGCCGTGGTTGCGCAGCAAGTCAAAGAACTCGCGGGCAGCTGTGATGAAAACATCACTCGGGTCACTCAGCTGATTCAACAAACCCGAGAGCACATTCAAGTTGGCGTCGAGAAGAGCAGTCGCACTGCAAGTCAATTCAAAGACGTTTGCTCGGCTGTGCAGTCAATCAGCTCGGAAACGAATGCCATCGCCAAGCTTACCGCTGCCCAATCAGAATCTTCCCAACGGCTGCAAACCCGAGTTGGCAGCCTCAAGGAGATTCATCTCACGACAGAGCAGAATGGCCACCAGGTTTCCAGTGAAGGCGACAATCTAGCAGAACTGGCCAGGGAACTTCGCGATTGCGTCCATCAATTCCAGTTCCTGGAGAATGACCCAACGCCGGAGAACTCGATCGTGACCTAG
- a CDS encoding M48 family metalloprotease: MQNDVSSLGFVKTYVYPALALFLIPIVCLFFYEYVQSTYDQEFLEAAIAEINADATMTPAEKAQNIEAAQNTPLSWLLVIDDPEVAAWRSQLPTEYLYYNLSIIWAIRISWFCILAGIGAFMLTGLTVLLSLKSQWMQYYSLLLGWHTLRIFCTLEVIAQALLVFSLSFWIPAFFFNIFIVKLLFIIGIIGLCAVGAVIAAIFKKVDDNFVIEGEEITREMAPALWHDLERLSDSMGTAPPDHVIAGIDDNFFVTQMPVQVAGHANQDLRTVTGRTLFVSLSLLKKLPHQEADAVLLHELAHFSGNDTTYTQKISPLLSRYGHYLQGLYEGGISRPVFYFAVMFRALYELSLGKLSRQREFRADRLASEKTSPESMAHALLRITAYSQYRNELEQEFFEAEEAHEQVNLSQRIDGGFQGFTTAFVDKRDVGQLATAHPFDSHPPLQQRLEALGFRASPDAMRDALYDDSLGPWFEKIDGADELERAQWNHYEERFRQFHEQVLAYRYIPSNEAEQELVEKFFPPVERTAAKDRAVQFNFERVVYEDWDQPLYYREIEGITLETEWGTRLDIVVKRDGKSQTIKLPVSKKQNEMNELIGTMEQYYGRAATAIAYQASLQQEDNPLPDAPLSNETFSME; this comes from the coding sequence ATGCAAAATGACGTATCTAGCCTCGGGTTCGTCAAAACATATGTCTACCCGGCGCTTGCTCTCTTTTTGATTCCGATCGTTTGCCTGTTCTTCTACGAATACGTCCAGTCGACGTACGACCAGGAGTTTCTTGAGGCGGCGATCGCCGAGATCAACGCGGACGCAACGATGACGCCGGCAGAGAAGGCGCAGAACATCGAGGCGGCCCAGAACACGCCCCTTTCGTGGCTGTTGGTCATCGACGATCCGGAAGTTGCCGCCTGGCGATCCCAACTCCCTACCGAATATCTTTACTACAACCTGTCGATCATCTGGGCGATTCGTATCTCCTGGTTCTGCATTCTGGCTGGTATCGGGGCGTTCATGCTGACAGGGCTGACCGTCCTGCTGTCGCTCAAATCACAGTGGATGCAGTATTACAGCCTGCTACTTGGTTGGCATACCCTGCGGATATTCTGCACGCTGGAAGTCATCGCCCAGGCGCTGCTTGTCTTTTCCCTCTCCTTCTGGATACCAGCGTTCTTCTTCAATATCTTTATCGTCAAGCTGCTGTTTATCATCGGCATCATCGGTCTCTGTGCGGTCGGTGCCGTGATCGCAGCCATCTTCAAGAAGGTCGACGACAACTTTGTTATTGAAGGAGAAGAAATCACACGTGAGATGGCTCCGGCGCTATGGCACGACCTGGAGCGACTAAGCGACTCGATGGGGACCGCTCCGCCAGACCACGTGATCGCGGGCATCGACGACAACTTCTTCGTCACCCAGATGCCCGTTCAAGTTGCCGGTCATGCAAATCAAGACCTACGCACGGTCACCGGACGTACGCTGTTTGTCAGCCTTTCGCTGCTAAAGAAACTACCTCACCAGGAAGCCGACGCCGTGCTGCTTCACGAACTGGCCCACTTCAGCGGAAACGATACCACGTACACACAGAAGATCTCCCCACTCTTGTCACGATATGGTCATTACTTGCAAGGGCTGTATGAAGGAGGCATCTCGCGTCCGGTCTTCTACTTCGCCGTCATGTTCCGCGCCCTGTACGAACTCTCGCTGGGCAAACTGAGTCGTCAGCGTGAATTCAGGGCCGATCGTCTGGCGTCGGAAAAGACCTCGCCGGAGTCGATGGCCCATGCCTTGCTACGCATTACGGCCTACTCTCAGTATCGCAATGAACTAGAACAAGAGTTCTTCGAGGCCGAAGAAGCGCACGAGCAAGTGAATCTGTCCCAGCGGATCGACGGTGGCTTTCAAGGCTTTACTACTGCGTTTGTTGACAAGCGAGACGTAGGACAACTGGCAACCGCGCATCCCTTCGATTCTCATCCACCACTGCAGCAACGTTTAGAAGCACTCGGATTTCGCGCATCCCCCGACGCGATGCGTGACGCGTTGTACGACGATTCACTCGGTCCTTGGTTCGAGAAGATTGATGGGGCCGATGAGCTTGAGCGTGCCCAGTGGAATCATTACGAAGAACGCTTCCGCCAATTTCACGAACAGGTTCTGGCCTACCGCTACATTCCCTCGAACGAAGCGGAACAGGAACTCGTCGAGAAGTTCTTCCCGCCTGTTGAACGAACCGCCGCCAAAGATCGCGCGGTCCAATTTAACTTTGAAAGGGTTGTCTACGAAGACTGGGACCAACCTCTGTATTACCGAGAGATCGAAGGGATCACTCTGGAAACCGAATGGGGAACACGTCTCGATATAGTCGTGAAGCGAGATGGCAAGAGCCAAACGATCAAGTTGCCCGTGAGCAAGAAGCAAAACGAGATGAATGAATTGATCGGAACCATGGAGCAGTACTATGGTCGCGCGGCCACTGCGATCGCCTACCAGGCAAGCCTGCAACAGGAGGACAACCCCCTGCCCGATGCCCCCCTGAGCAACGAGACCTTCTCCATGGAATAA
- a CDS encoding DUF1569 domain-containing protein codes for MTINTKKVAGRRDLHYSTLQDVLADAQELAAAGSVQTLGNWTPAQVFEHLAKAFEMSLDGATFQAPLPLRWVAQTFLKKNLLTKGVPSGFKANGQVMPGDVPTEEGLAHLEDAVGRYLLEPQRAKHPLLGNLSQEEWTQFHLRHCEMHMSFLKIGVGEPSEVS; via the coding sequence ATGACGATCAATACGAAGAAGGTAGCAGGGCGACGGGATCTGCATTACTCGACCCTTCAAGATGTTCTGGCAGATGCACAGGAACTGGCAGCGGCTGGCTCGGTGCAGACGCTTGGGAACTGGACACCAGCTCAGGTCTTCGAGCATCTGGCCAAGGCATTCGAGATGTCGCTGGACGGAGCCACGTTTCAGGCACCACTTCCGCTGCGATGGGTCGCTCAGACGTTTCTCAAGAAGAACCTGCTTACCAAGGGAGTTCCTTCCGGTTTCAAGGCCAACGGTCAGGTCATGCCGGGTGATGTACCGACCGAAGAAGGGCTGGCTCACTTGGAAGATGCGGTCGGGCGGTATCTCCTGGAGCCTCAGAGAGCGAAGCATCCGCTGTTGGGCAATTTAAGCCAGGAAGAGTGGACGCAATTTCACTTGCGACACTGCGAGATGCATATGAGCTTTCTGAAGATCGGGGTAGGCGAGCCGTCCGAGGTCTCTTGA
- a CDS encoding DUF1559 domain-containing protein has protein sequence MTHSWNARRGFTLVELLVVIAIIGVLIALLLPAVQQAREAARRIQCNNQLKQLGLAMHNYHDTYLKMPFNAAQIGSSGTAPSFFVRLLPFVEQGAAYDQLIWTGFNGGSFIGDNSSTTNPVLTQLRVDGLYCPSSPLPEVASNFQLTSYCGIGGTAQKWNGTAVVNIDSTKKSQYYNGMVVARGDGSNAINMSAATDGTSNTMMISENSNYFYDANRVKQSDTIRTTYGTGGAWNGIGFTATSSSGSLATAQNITTIDVDPSFTAPYTGGINSAANSSSPANGSAQNEVSIPLNSAHPGGVLTVLTDGSCQFLSETVANQVLVSLANRQDGSVIPEY, from the coding sequence GTGACTCATTCTTGGAATGCCCGCCGGGGTTTTACCCTGGTGGAACTGCTTGTTGTGATCGCCATTATTGGCGTGCTGATCGCTTTGCTTCTGCCAGCCGTTCAGCAGGCTCGTGAAGCCGCCCGTCGTATCCAGTGCAACAACCAACTGAAGCAACTCGGTTTGGCCATGCACAACTACCACGACACCTACCTGAAGATGCCATTCAATGCAGCACAGATCGGATCGAGCGGTACCGCTCCATCGTTCTTCGTGCGTCTGCTTCCATTCGTCGAGCAGGGTGCTGCTTACGACCAGCTGATCTGGACCGGCTTCAACGGCGGTTCGTTCATTGGCGACAACAGCTCGACGACCAATCCTGTTTTGACTCAACTGCGTGTTGATGGTCTTTACTGCCCATCGAGCCCGCTGCCCGAAGTTGCCAGCAATTTCCAGCTGACCAGCTACTGTGGCATCGGTGGTACCGCACAGAAGTGGAACGGTACCGCTGTTGTGAACATTGACTCGACCAAGAAGTCGCAGTACTACAACGGTATGGTTGTGGCTCGCGGTGACGGCTCGAATGCGATCAACATGTCTGCTGCTACCGACGGTACGAGCAACACCATGATGATCAGCGAAAACAGCAACTACTTCTACGATGCCAATCGCGTGAAGCAGTCGGACACCATTCGTACCACCTACGGTACCGGCGGTGCCTGGAACGGTATCGGTTTCACGGCTACTTCGTCGTCCGGCAGCTTGGCTACCGCTCAGAACATCACCACGATCGACGTCGATCCTAGCTTCACCGCTCCTTACACCGGTGGTATCAACTCGGCCGCTAACAGCAGCAGCCCAGCCAACGGAAGTGCACAAAACGAGGTTTCCATTCCTCTGAACTCGGCTCACCCAGGTGGTGTGCTGACCGTGCTGACCGACGGTTCGTGCCAGTTCCTTTCGGAAACGGTTGCTAACCAAGTGCTGGTGAGCCTGGCCAACCGCCAAGACGGTTCGGTCATTCCAGAATATTAA
- a CDS encoding carboxypeptidase-like regulatory domain-containing protein: MNIMRFTARQFGFCAALTIVLVAVGCSQEDYGDLGKVTGTVTLDGKPYPNAVVRFSPEKGRPSTAVTDDTGSYELTYIRTTKGAEPGEHRVAISTEPPTVDDNYKGPKFKDPIPVRYNRRSELTRTVELGPNEFDFELKSK, encoded by the coding sequence ATGAACATCATGCGTTTTACAGCCAGGCAGTTCGGATTCTGTGCAGCACTGACCATCGTTCTCGTTGCCGTCGGTTGCAGCCAGGAGGATTATGGAGACCTCGGTAAGGTCACCGGCACGGTTACTTTGGATGGCAAGCCGTATCCGAATGCTGTCGTTAGGTTCTCGCCTGAGAAAGGTCGTCCTTCAACTGCGGTTACCGATGACACGGGAAGCTACGAACTCACCTATATCCGCACCACGAAAGGGGCGGAGCCTGGTGAGCATCGCGTTGCCATTTCGACCGAACCGCCAACGGTCGACGACAACTACAAAGGTCCAAAATTCAAAGACCCGATTCCCGTTCGGTACAACCGCCGCAGCGAACTGACTCGCACGGTGGAGTTGGGACCCAACGAGTTTGACTTTGAATTGAAGTCCAAATAA
- a CDS encoding DUF1559 domain-containing protein — translation MSRITRSRHGFTLVELLVVIAIIGVLIALLLPAVQQAREAARRIQCTNHQKQIGLALHNYHDTYGKLPYNAVPQSDTGARQRGPSWLTRLLPFMEQNAAYDQFEFSGDWTMQDGPSPNAAILGQLRVPGYNCPSSPLPSVETQATNSNGNVELQLTNYVGITGSYYQGGTTATVSTSPQDSSYGDSVYNGMIVPLNGKSNAISLAAVTDGTSNTMMVSEQSDYFYNSSGSKVYRRSSGHAGRTWGNGGGAGTWTANVTTIRYPIATEGGNGNAAHYNVNVALVSAHPGGVLMTLGDASVSFLAETVDFAVLTGLADRQDGNVLGEY, via the coding sequence ATGTCCCGCATCACTCGAAGTCGTCACGGCTTCACCCTCGTTGAGTTGTTGGTGGTGATCGCCATCATCGGCGTCTTGATTGCCTTGTTGCTGCCGGCCGTTCAACAGGCTCGAGAAGCCGCCCGCCGCATTCAGTGCACCAATCACCAGAAGCAGATTGGTCTGGCGCTGCACAACTATCACGACACGTATGGAAAGCTACCGTACAACGCGGTGCCACAGAGCGACACTGGCGCTCGACAGCGCGGCCCATCGTGGCTGACGCGTCTGCTTCCGTTCATGGAGCAGAACGCGGCTTACGATCAGTTCGAGTTCAGCGGCGACTGGACGATGCAGGACGGTCCGAGTCCGAATGCTGCGATTCTTGGACAGCTTCGTGTGCCTGGATACAACTGTCCTTCCAGCCCACTGCCAAGCGTCGAAACGCAGGCGACCAATTCCAATGGAAATGTGGAACTGCAATTGACCAACTACGTTGGCATCACGGGTTCGTACTACCAGGGCGGCACGACCGCGACTGTTTCCACCTCTCCGCAAGACAGCAGCTACGGCGACTCGGTCTACAACGGCATGATCGTTCCGTTGAACGGCAAGAGTAACGCGATTAGTCTGGCGGCAGTCACCGATGGAACCAGCAATACCATGATGGTGAGCGAGCAGAGCGATTATTTCTACAACTCCTCCGGCAGCAAGGTTTACCGTCGAAGCTCGGGGCATGCGGGACGTACCTGGGGCAACGGTGGCGGTGCTGGAACCTGGACGGCCAACGTCACAACCATTCGTTACCCGATTGCCACCGAAGGTGGTAACGGTAATGCCGCGCACTACAACGTGAATGTTGCTCTCGTCTCGGCTCACCCGGGAGGTGTCTTGATGACATTGGGCGATGCTTCGGTCAGCTTCCTTGCCGAGACCGTCGACTTCGCCGTTCTGACGGGCCTTGCCGATCGCCAGGATGGAAACGTCCTGGGCGAGTACTAA
- a CDS encoding SDR family oxidoreductase, whose amino-acid sequence MRKLENKVAIVTGGSRGIGANICESLAAAGTSVVVNYASNENAAAEVVSRIESAGGKAVAVQADVSQSADVAKLFDVAEKEFGKVDILVNNAGIVHYETIEDTTDEQFARLIEVNVSGVFYGMREASKRLADGGRVISISSSAALMFLPTYGPYCATKGAIEQLSRSLAKELGARAITSNIVSPGPTETDLFLGNNEEEKIDRMRKLAALGRLGKPEDMGPVIVFLASEDSGWITGQVIPVNGGTA is encoded by the coding sequence ATGCGCAAGTTGGAAAACAAGGTAGCGATCGTCACGGGTGGTTCGCGCGGGATCGGAGCCAACATCTGCGAGAGCCTGGCGGCCGCCGGTACCAGCGTAGTCGTTAACTATGCGAGTAACGAGAATGCGGCGGCTGAAGTGGTCTCTCGCATCGAGTCCGCTGGTGGTAAGGCAGTCGCCGTTCAGGCCGATGTCTCTCAGTCTGCAGATGTGGCGAAGCTGTTTGATGTTGCCGAAAAGGAATTCGGGAAGGTCGACATTCTCGTGAACAACGCCGGCATCGTTCATTACGAAACGATCGAAGATACGACCGACGAGCAGTTCGCTCGGCTCATCGAGGTCAACGTCAGCGGCGTTTTCTACGGGATGCGAGAAGCGTCCAAACGCCTGGCCGATGGTGGAAGGGTCATTTCTATCTCTTCATCGGCGGCACTCATGTTCCTGCCGACCTATGGCCCCTACTGTGCGACGAAGGGAGCGATCGAGCAGCTTTCGCGAAGTCTGGCCAAGGAGTTGGGGGCTCGCGCGATTACGTCGAACATTGTCTCGCCAGGGCCTACGGAAACAGATTTGTTTCTGGGCAACAACGAAGAAGAGAAGATCGATCGCATGCGAAAGTTGGCCGCCCTAGGACGCCTCGGGAAGCCAGAAGACATGGGGCCGGTCATCGTTTTTCTCGCCAGTGAAGATAGCGGCTGGATCACGGGGCAGGTCATTCCAGTCAACGGCGGTACTGCTTGA
- a CDS encoding DUF4272 domain-containing protein, with protein MEPETIRKQSLTKSKKLGYPINPDLPLLGDIAIRRTQEELLDRMLCLFTCVACSFGFPKQLGWSWLAQEGLLEKVTPEESAFLRNKDDSLLDKYAPHVETVWTLAWIGQVHDSLEFDQTCTNDMVTMFPNLKASASSERFRNKCQLRSIEEIAPKLDLAYCIHWAIQHETDNQLELPKKPMRLRPYIIINRRHALEWLFCEEAWDDVPMDID; from the coding sequence ATGGAACCTGAGACAATCCGCAAGCAAAGCTTGACCAAGTCAAAGAAGCTGGGCTATCCGATCAACCCGGATTTGCCGCTGTTGGGCGATATCGCCATTCGTCGGACGCAAGAGGAACTGCTCGACCGCATGCTGTGCCTGTTTACCTGCGTAGCATGCTCGTTTGGGTTTCCCAAGCAGTTGGGATGGTCTTGGCTGGCCCAGGAAGGGCTGCTCGAAAAGGTCACGCCAGAGGAATCGGCCTTTTTGCGAAACAAGGATGACAGCCTGCTCGACAAGTACGCGCCGCATGTTGAGACCGTATGGACGCTTGCCTGGATTGGGCAGGTACACGACTCCCTGGAGTTCGATCAAACGTGCACCAACGATATGGTGACGATGTTTCCAAATTTGAAGGCTTCGGCGTCGAGTGAGAGGTTTCGCAATAAGTGTCAGTTGCGATCGATTGAAGAAATCGCTCCGAAGCTTGATCTGGCCTACTGCATTCACTGGGCAATCCAGCACGAAACCGACAACCAACTTGAACTGCCCAAGAAGCCAATGCGACTGCGGCCGTATATCATCATCAATCGACGGCATGCGCTGGAGTGGCTGTTCTGCGAAGAAGCCTGGGATGATGTGCCCATGGATATTGATTAG
- a CDS encoding DUF1559 domain-containing protein codes for MKSTRPRSLGFTLVELLVVIAIIGVLIALLLPAVQQAREAARRMQCTNHLKQIGLAFHNYHDTFGKFSCGARGMDDWALKNGSNWRTAILPMMEQGNIYDQLDFSGSFAGNNYSGNEVLKDLIVDGFLCPSSTLPAIDTSVGNNTWGMCHHYVGLQGAAPTVPGNVGGYQDCNHGWSCNNGLLSPNEYRSFRDATDGSSNTLLIAEQSGLTNKLNRTANYYGGWHGARNYGYVGNSTVGCSDLWQSGTTCVRFAINSDIIQTGATDTTYRNNTILNSFHPGGINAMCLDGSVHFIPETIDFDMLKRLAVRHDGQSVSF; via the coding sequence ATGAAATCAACTAGACCCCGAAGCCTTGGCTTCACGCTCGTTGAACTGTTGGTGGTCATCGCCATCATTGGTGTCTTGATCGCACTTCTTTTGCCTGCCGTCCAGCAAGCACGCGAAGCCGCGCGGCGGATGCAGTGCACCAATCATCTCAAGCAGATCGGCCTCGCGTTTCACAACTATCACGACACCTTCGGCAAGTTCAGCTGCGGTGCCCGCGGTATGGATGACTGGGCCCTCAAGAACGGGTCGAACTGGCGAACGGCCATTCTCCCCATGATGGAACAGGGGAACATTTACGACCAACTCGATTTCAGCGGAAGCTTCGCCGGCAATAACTATTCCGGAAACGAAGTTCTGAAGGATCTGATCGTGGATGGGTTCTTGTGTCCGTCCAGCACGCTTCCTGCCATTGATACTTCGGTTGGGAATAACACGTGGGGCATGTGCCATCACTATGTCGGCTTGCAGGGTGCGGCACCAACGGTGCCAGGCAATGTCGGCGGTTACCAAGACTGCAATCACGGTTGGTCATGCAACAACGGGTTGCTCTCGCCCAATGAATATCGCAGCTTCCGAGATGCCACCGATGGTTCGTCCAATACGCTCTTGATCGCCGAGCAGTCAGGCCTGACCAACAAGTTGAATCGCACAGCGAACTACTATGGTGGTTGGCACGGAGCACGTAATTATGGCTACGTAGGCAATAGCACGGTCGGATGTAGCGACTTGTGGCAGTCGGGCACGACCTGCGTGCGATTTGCGATCAACTCGGACATTATTCAAACGGGTGCTACCGATACGACGTATCGCAATAACACGATTCTGAATTCATTTCATCCCGGGGGTATCAATGCGATGTGCCTGGATGGGAGCGTGCACTTCATTCCCGAGACGATCGACTTCGACATGTTGAAGCGGCTTGCCGTTCGGCATGACGGTCAATCGGTAAGTTTCTAG
- a CDS encoding sulfatase-like hydrolase/transferase, translating to MTGVLFAPLLPSPAMFCLPKLVRLSVLVLCLLSTTSLRAETAKPNIVFILTDDHRWDGLTVAGNEKIKTPNLDKLCEAGTRFENAFVTLAICSPSRAACLTGRYGSRNGVTAVGHASLRKGEPTFARALKEVGYTTGVTGKWHLGNSPSACGFDFASTCWSNGTWYNREFTIDGKKRKMPGFVDDVAVDESLCFLDQAAQADKPFALWLCTQVPHMDHKHTWPAKQEYMDQYDVEAMPLAETWDDDLSGKPAYLETSRSRTQALKYGYDDPQNIRKHTRDYYASVHQMDTAVGKFLDELDRRGLRENTWIILMGDNGWMLGEHGFTSKVLAYEESMRVPMAVVGPGLKPQVRDELVLNIDLTAMIYQLAGLEVPSSLHGRSVLPIVQGETPSDWRTSFLYEAPTPQLGSKPLWAVRDARWKYIETELGNGQVFRELYDLNSDAIETKNLADESSHADLIAEFSQQLKAYLKGLAHSN from the coding sequence ATGACCGGAGTCCTCTTCGCACCTCTATTGCCCAGCCCTGCCATGTTTTGCTTGCCCAAACTTGTTCGTTTGTCCGTTCTGGTTCTCTGTCTGCTTAGTACTACTTCCCTGCGTGCAGAAACTGCCAAGCCGAACATTGTCTTCATTCTGACCGACGATCACCGCTGGGACGGGCTCACGGTCGCTGGCAACGAGAAGATCAAAACACCTAATCTCGACAAGCTATGCGAGGCAGGCACGCGCTTTGAGAACGCCTTTGTGACGCTGGCTATTTGCTCGCCGAGCCGGGCTGCTTGTTTGACGGGGCGTTACGGGAGCCGCAATGGAGTGACGGCCGTCGGGCATGCTTCCCTTCGTAAAGGAGAACCAACCTTTGCACGTGCACTGAAGGAAGTTGGCTACACGACCGGCGTGACCGGGAAGTGGCATTTGGGGAATTCACCCAGTGCGTGTGGTTTCGATTTTGCTTCCACATGTTGGTCCAATGGCACGTGGTACAACCGCGAGTTCACGATTGATGGTAAGAAGCGAAAGATGCCTGGTTTCGTCGACGATGTGGCGGTCGATGAGTCGCTGTGTTTTCTGGATCAAGCGGCCCAGGCTGACAAGCCGTTCGCGCTGTGGCTATGTACACAGGTTCCGCATATGGACCACAAACATACCTGGCCGGCGAAGCAGGAGTACATGGATCAGTACGATGTCGAAGCGATGCCGCTGGCCGAAACGTGGGACGATGACCTGTCAGGCAAGCCGGCATATCTGGAGACATCGCGTAGCCGTACTCAGGCACTGAAGTATGGCTATGATGACCCGCAGAACATTCGCAAGCACACGCGAGACTACTACGCGAGTGTTCATCAAATGGATACCGCGGTGGGGAAGTTTCTGGACGAACTCGATCGACGTGGACTGCGTGAGAACACGTGGATCATTCTGATGGGCGACAACGGCTGGATGCTGGGCGAACACGGCTTCACCAGCAAGGTGCTCGCCTACGAAGAATCGATGCGAGTTCCCATGGCAGTTGTTGGGCCAGGACTAAAGCCACAGGTTCGGGACGAGCTGGTGCTGAATATCGACCTGACGGCGATGATCTACCAACTGGCCGGGCTTGAAGTACCAAGTTCGCTGCATGGCCGCAGCGTCTTGCCGATCGTGCAGGGAGAGACACCCAGCGACTGGCGAACCAGCTTCCTTTACGAAGCTCCGACACCGCAGCTAGGAAGCAAGCCACTGTGGGCAGTGCGTGATGCGCGGTGGAAGTATATCGAAACCGAACTGGGTAACGGTCAGGTCTTTCGTGAACTCTACGACCTGAATTCCGACGCGATCGAAACCAAGAACCTGGCAGACGAATCAAGTCATGCCGATCTTATTGCTGAATTCAGTCAGCAGCTTAAGGCCTATCTGAAGGGGCTCGCGCACAGCAATTAG
- a CDS encoding nucleotide pyrophosphohydrolase, translating to MTQPENSLTLRQAQDDVDQWIQTIGVRYFSELTNLAQLMEEVGEVARVISRTYGEQSFKASDEKVELSDELADVLFVVICLANQTGVDLTEALRRNLEKKTKRDATRHQENEKLK from the coding sequence GTGACACAGCCTGAAAACTCTCTTACGCTTCGCCAGGCCCAGGACGACGTCGATCAGTGGATTCAGACGATCGGCGTACGATACTTCTCGGAGCTCACGAACCTGGCCCAGTTGATGGAAGAAGTGGGCGAAGTTGCTCGCGTCATTTCACGAACCTACGGCGAGCAAAGCTTCAAAGCGTCTGACGAGAAAGTCGAACTGTCGGACGAACTTGCGGACGTGTTGTTCGTGGTGATCTGTCTAGCAAATCAAACAGGTGTCGACCTGACCGAGGCCCTACGCCGGAACCTGGAAAAGAAGACCAAGCGTGACGCGACCAGGCACCAGGAAAACGAGAAGCTGAAGTAG